Proteins from one Telopea speciosissima isolate NSW1024214 ecotype Mountain lineage chromosome 1, Tspe_v1, whole genome shotgun sequence genomic window:
- the LOC122656246 gene encoding RING-H2 finger protein ATL67-like — protein MSSSVSTASTGNGGGGGSSGYFHRNFTSFGLGYAIAIALGFLVFLSTVLLASYVCFRAHSRTRARSRSPNNPESADTSNADGVILPRIIFVAEDDDGSRDEESVVGLDQTVINSYPKFPFSKSRDCGSGDSMCSICLCDYKDGEMLRMMPDCRHFFHLYCIDAWLRLNASCPVCRNSPLPTPLSTPLSELVPLSQYPWDRRR, from the coding sequence ATGTCCAGCAGCGTTTCTACCGCCTCCACCGGCAacggtggcggtggtggaagCTCCGGTTACTTCCATAGGAACTTCACTAGTTTCGGCCTCGGCTACGCCATTGCTATAGCTCTAGGGTTTCTGGTTTTCCTATCCACCGTCCTCCTCGCCTCTTACGTCTGCTTCCGCGCCCACTCCCGCACCCGTGCCCGCTCCCGGTCTCCTAATAATCCAGAGAGCGCCGACACCTCAAACGCTGACGGCGTCATCCTTCCTCGTATTATCTTCGTCGCCGAAGACGACGACGGCAGTAGAGACGAAGAGAGCGTCGTCGGGCTCGATCAAACGGTAATCAATTCGTATCCAAAGTTTCCGTTCAGCAAATCTAGGGATTGTGGGAGTGGAGATTCCATGTGTTCGATTTGTCTTTGTGACTACAAGGATGGGGAAATGCTAAGGATGATGCCTGATTGTCGACATTTCTTTCATCTCTATTGCATCGATGCTTGGTTGAGACTCAATGCTTCTTGCCCTGTTTGTCGCAATTCACCATTGCCCACTCCGTTATCGACACCACTCTCGGAGCTCGTGCCGTTATCACAGTATCCATGGGATCGGAGGAGGTGA
- the LOC122655596 gene encoding probable membrane-associated kinase regulator 2: MEAFSLLKYWRGGGVAGNNESIIPDSTTISTTLQQQPVVDTDDDDVDDGSFFDMEFKVPDNDDGEGGDDNDNSSGVDEEDDSVSSASAGIDGEGEFNFTVSSGSSDSRTDPDPSLSPSDDLFFKGRLLPLEPSSLIFNHSEPNSKPQFPVSLLKSATKFRILMLGFKKPKSTMADKMERNAADGASPKQQQGKFFAVKFKVEEVPIVSLFTRENSSRSFGSKLQKQNSEEATTDDKKFSKDVVQKYLKMIKPLYVKVSRRYGEKLKFSGQLSLGLGKTAPAPASTTTPVCSPKTTKNNQGKAEESEVQSNGRSQKQGNLTAGLRVVRKHLVKSRSASSAVAAVPTMPFQASSRRDDSLLQEDGIQGAILHCKRSFTATRDSETSMLSRCASDPSHEKLISSSRNSSDLSHKKAVNSSSDF, translated from the exons ATGGAAGCTTTCAGCTTGCTGAAGTACTGGAGAGGTGGGGGAGTTGCAGGAAATAATGAAAGTATCATACCTGACAGTACTACCATATCCACCACTCTTCAACAGCAACCTGTGGTGGACACAGATGACGACGATGTGGACGATGGGTCCTTCTTCGACATGGAGTTTAAGGTGCCCGACAACGATGATGGTGAAGGCGGAGACGACAATGATAACAGCAGCGGAGTTGACGAGGAAGATGACAGTGTGTCATCGGCATCAGCGGGAATCGATGGAGAGGGAGAGTTTAACTTCACGGTGTCTTCTGGGTCGAGCGATAGTAGAACAGACCCGGACCCTTCACTTTCCCCTTCTGACGATCTGTTCTTCAAAGGAAGGCTTTTGCCGCTCGAACCTTCGTCCCTCATATTCAACCATTCTGAACCAAACTCCAAGCCTCAGTTCCCTGTCTCCTTGTTGAAATCTGCAACCAAGTTTCGTATTCtcatgttgggatttaagaagCCCAAATCGACGATGGCTGACAAGATGGAGAGAAACGCTGCTGATGGGGCTAGTCCAAAACAGCAGCAAGGGAAATTTTTCGCGGTGAAATTTAAGGTGGAAGAGGTCCCCATCGTTTCTCTGTTTACTAGAGAGAATAGTTCGAGAAGCTTTGGAAGTAAGCTTCAGAAGCAGAACTCCGAAGAGGCAACCACGGATGATAAGAAGTTTTCGAAGGATGTGGTGCAAAAGTATCTGAAGATGATCAAGCCGCTCTACGTAAAGGTTTCGAGAAGGTATGGGGAGAAGCTGAAATTTTCTGGACAATTGAGCTTGGGGTTAGGGAAAACGGCTCCGGCACCTGCGTCAACGACGACACCAGTTTGTTCTCCGAAAACAACTAAGAACAACCAGGGAAAAGCAGAGGAATCCGAAGTGCAGAGCAATGGGAGGAGTCAGAAACAGGGGAACTTGACTGCGGGGTTGCGAGTTGTTCGTAAGCATTTAGTAAAGAGCAGGTCCGCGTCTTCGGCTGTGGCAGCCGTTCCGACAATGCCGTTCCAGGCCAGCAGTAGACGAGATGATTCACTGTTGCAGGAGGACGGCATCCAGGGGGCCATCTTACACTGCAAGAGATCGTTTACTGCTACGAGAG ATTCAGAGACCTCTATGCTTTCGCGGTGTGCGAGCGATCCGTCTCACGAGAAGTTGATCAGTTCGTCAAGAAATTCTTCGGATCTCTCACACAAGAAAGCAGTTAATTCGTCTTCAGATTTCTGA